The Christiangramia flava JLT2011 genome has a segment encoding these proteins:
- a CDS encoding cellulose synthase family protein, with product MIDSAIIVVYTLALLVIFLYSLSQLHLLINYFRAKRSVDTSEKFDFNVEGYPQVTIQLPLYNEYYVVERLLRNIAKIDYPKNKLEIQVLDDSTDQSVLKTAGIISELQNDGLNIQHIRREKRVGFKAGALKEGLQIASGEFIAVFDSDFVPGENWLKETVPYFKNENIGVVQTRWGHLNRDYSLLTRIQAFALDFHFILEQTGRNFGRNFINFNGTAGIWRRECILDAGNWSGDTLTEDLDLSYRAQMKKWDFKYLENVETPAELPVVISAARSQQFRWNKGAAENFRKNYWKLLNDSSVSFSTKFHGFFHLLNSSMFLIVLLLSILSVPVLYIKSTNPAFSWYFNVLAAFAVSTLIFFVCYYVAYARIHGNSFRTFFRFIGMFLTFFSIAMGFSVHNSLAVLEGHFGKKSEFIRTPKFNISNLKDSWKGNRYLSGRFSKNIVIEGLLFLYFGFAIWSAFHLNDFGLLVFHLMLFSGFGFVFFNSLKAEV from the coding sequence ATGATTGATAGTGCGATAATTGTTGTGTACACGCTGGCTTTACTGGTGATTTTCCTGTACAGCCTGTCCCAACTGCATTTATTGATCAATTATTTCCGCGCGAAACGAAGCGTCGATACTTCAGAAAAATTTGATTTTAATGTTGAAGGGTATCCGCAGGTAACCATCCAGCTGCCACTTTACAATGAATATTACGTGGTGGAGCGACTGCTTCGGAATATTGCCAAAATAGATTATCCAAAAAATAAGCTGGAGATCCAGGTTTTAGATGATTCCACCGATCAGTCTGTTTTAAAAACGGCAGGAATTATTTCGGAATTACAAAATGACGGGTTGAATATTCAGCATATCCGAAGAGAAAAACGTGTCGGTTTTAAAGCCGGGGCATTGAAGGAAGGTTTGCAGATCGCCAGCGGGGAATTCATCGCGGTATTCGATTCTGATTTCGTTCCGGGAGAAAACTGGCTGAAAGAAACCGTTCCATATTTTAAGAACGAAAATATAGGCGTGGTGCAGACGCGCTGGGGTCATTTGAATCGCGATTATTCATTGCTGACCAGAATTCAGGCATTTGCTCTGGACTTTCATTTTATTCTGGAGCAAACCGGTAGAAACTTCGGGAGGAATTTTATCAATTTTAATGGTACAGCCGGCATCTGGCGAAGAGAGTGTATTCTTGATGCCGGTAATTGGAGTGGCGATACGTTAACCGAAGATCTGGACCTAAGTTACCGCGCCCAGATGAAAAAATGGGATTTCAAATACCTCGAGAATGTCGAAACTCCGGCTGAATTGCCGGTTGTGATCAGTGCGGCACGAAGTCAGCAATTTAGGTGGAATAAAGGCGCAGCTGAAAATTTCAGAAAAAATTACTGGAAATTGCTGAATGATTCATCGGTTTCTTTTAGTACCAAATTTCATGGTTTCTTTCACTTGCTGAATTCCAGCATGTTTTTGATCGTTTTACTACTGTCGATCCTAAGTGTTCCAGTTCTGTATATAAAAAGCACCAATCCTGCATTCAGCTGGTATTTTAATGTTCTTGCCGCTTTTGCCGTAAGTACCTTGATCTTTTTTGTTTGCTATTATGTGGCTTATGCCCGTATTCATGGAAATTCTTTCAGAACATTTTTCAGGTTTATCGGGATGTTTTTGACGTTTTTCTCTATCGCTATGGGATTTTCTGTTCACAACAGCCTGGCAGTTCTGGAAGGACATTTTGGAAAAAAATCTGAATTTATTCGTACGCCGAAATTTAATATCTCCAACCTGAAAGACAGCTGGAAAGGAAATCGTTATTTAAGCGGCCGCTTTTCTAAAAATATCGTGATCGAAGGTTTGCTGTTTCTCTATTTCGGTTTTGCCATTTGGAGCGCATTCCATTTAAATGACTTCGGATTACTTGTTTTTCACCTTATGTTGTTCAGCGGATTCGGTTTTGTTTTCTTCAATAGTCTGAAAGCCGAAGTTTAG
- a CDS encoding arginine decarboxylase, whose product MNTKYSDLIDQTYYFPQEEFTLEGSELRFHDIDLMELVKKYGAPLKFTYLPKISDNINRAKGWFKSAIEKHNYKGSYNYCYCTKSSHFEHVLNEALKNDIHIETSSAFDINIVEKLKQNGKLSNDNWVICNGFKRDQYIENISRLLNGGHKKCIPVIDNYEELDLLTEKIDSKFQVGIRIASEEEPKFEFYTSRLGIGYKDIVPFYKKQIMENEQVDLRMLHFFINTGIRDTAYYWNELNKCLKVYINLKRICPSLDSLNIGGGFPIKNSLAFDYDYAYMVEEIVNQIQLACEEAEVDVPNIFTEFGSFTVGESGGAIYEILYQKQQNDREKWNMINSSFITTLPDTWAISKKFVMLAINRWNDEYERVLLGGLTCDSDDYYNSEQHTNAIYLPKFKREKPLYIGFFNTGAYQETIGGYGGLQHCLIPTPKHILIDKDENGNISTKVFAEQQKASEMLEILGYN is encoded by the coding sequence TTGAATACCAAGTACAGCGACCTGATCGATCAGACCTATTATTTCCCTCAGGAGGAATTCACTTTAGAAGGCTCTGAACTCAGGTTCCACGACATCGACCTAATGGAGCTGGTTAAGAAATACGGTGCTCCATTGAAATTCACCTATCTGCCAAAGATATCAGACAACATTAACCGCGCAAAAGGCTGGTTTAAAAGTGCTATTGAAAAGCACAATTATAAGGGGTCTTATAATTATTGTTATTGCACGAAAAGCTCGCATTTTGAACATGTGCTGAATGAAGCGCTGAAGAATGATATCCATATCGAAACCTCTTCAGCTTTCGATATCAATATTGTTGAAAAACTGAAGCAAAACGGCAAACTCAGCAATGATAACTGGGTGATTTGTAACGGTTTTAAAAGAGACCAGTACATTGAAAACATCAGCAGGTTATTGAATGGCGGCCATAAAAAGTGTATTCCGGTGATCGACAATTACGAGGAGCTTGACCTGTTGACTGAAAAGATCGACAGTAAATTCCAGGTTGGCATCAGGATCGCCTCAGAAGAAGAGCCGAAATTTGAATTTTATACTTCGAGACTTGGGATTGGCTATAAAGATATCGTTCCGTTCTACAAGAAGCAGATCATGGAAAATGAGCAGGTAGACCTGCGCATGCTGCATTTCTTTATCAATACCGGTATACGTGATACCGCCTATTACTGGAACGAACTCAATAAATGTTTAAAAGTTTACATCAACCTGAAGCGCATTTGCCCTTCTCTGGATAGCCTGAACATTGGTGGCGGCTTCCCGATCAAGAATTCCCTGGCCTTTGATTACGATTATGCCTATATGGTTGAAGAGATCGTGAACCAGATCCAACTGGCCTGTGAAGAGGCAGAGGTAGATGTTCCCAATATTTTCACAGAATTCGGAAGTTTCACCGTTGGTGAAAGCGGCGGTGCGATCTACGAGATTTTGTACCAGAAACAGCAGAACGATCGTGAAAAATGGAATATGATCAATTCCTCTTTCATTACCACCCTGCCAGATACCTGGGCGATCAGCAAAAAATTCGTCATGCTGGCGATCAATCGCTGGAATGATGAATATGAGCGCGTATTACTGGGTGGCCTTACCTGTGACAGCGACGATTATTACAACTCTGAGCAGCACACCAACGCCATCTATTTGCCGAAGTTCAAACGGGAGAAACCGCTCTACATTGGCTTTTTCAATACCGGCGCCTACCAGGAAACGATTGGCGGTTACGGTGGTTTGCAACACTGCCTTATCCCTACTCCAAAGCATATTCTCATCGATAAGGACGAGAATGGGAACATCAGCACTAAAGTTTTTGCCGAACAGCAAAAAGCAAGTGAAATGCTGGAAATTCTGGGATACAACTAA
- a CDS encoding glycosyltransferase family 2 protein, with product MQHSIIKVIIPAHNEADSIGHVINDIPGYVEEVIVVSNNSTDATEEVARKAGATVLSEAQKGYGYACLNGMAHIAAQNQKPDIIVFLDGDYSDFPQEMDLILKPIQEENKDLVIGARVAEWREKGSMTFPQIFGNWLATSLMKVFFKSEFTDLGPFRAIKYEKLLQLQMEDKTYGWTVEMQLKALRQNLSYAEVPVHYRNRIGVSKVSGTVKGAIFAGIKILGWIFKYSFK from the coding sequence TTGCAGCATTCAATAATCAAGGTTATTATTCCAGCCCATAACGAGGCAGATTCGATTGGTCATGTTATAAACGATATTCCAGGCTATGTTGAGGAGGTGATCGTGGTAAGTAATAATTCGACCGATGCTACGGAAGAAGTTGCAAGAAAAGCCGGAGCTACGGTACTTTCCGAAGCTCAGAAAGGTTATGGTTATGCGTGTTTAAACGGAATGGCGCATATCGCCGCACAAAACCAAAAGCCTGATATTATCGTATTTCTTGATGGTGATTATAGTGATTTTCCGCAGGAAATGGACCTGATTTTAAAGCCGATCCAGGAAGAAAATAAAGACCTGGTCATTGGTGCCAGGGTTGCTGAATGGCGGGAAAAAGGCTCCATGACCTTTCCGCAGATCTTCGGAAACTGGCTTGCCACATCACTGATGAAAGTATTTTTCAAATCAGAGTTTACAGATCTTGGACCATTTCGGGCGATCAAATATGAGAAATTGCTGCAATTGCAAATGGAAGACAAGACTTATGGCTGGACCGTTGAAATGCAGCTGAAAGCTTTACGACAAAACTTAAGCTATGCCGAGGTTCCCGTTCACTACAGAAACCGGATAGGCGTATCAAAAGTTTCCGGAACGGTGAAAGGTGCTATATTTGCAGGCATAAAAATCCTTGGCTGGATCTTTAAATACAGTTTTAAATGA
- the speB gene encoding agmatinase: MSRKNYAGIPDKYARLDEAKVVLIPVPYDGTSTWQKGADKGPDAFLDASENMELYDIETRSEVYKKGVYLAPPVTEDASPEKMVEAVYKTTKNYIKQEKFVTLFGGEHSISIGSIRAFNESFEDLTVVQIDAHADLRPEYEGSKCNHACAVYEASKETNLIQVGIRSMDVSETEHMDENQVYFAHDLYEDWMDDAIGQMTPNVFLTIDLDAFDPSIMPSTGTPEPGGLFWYETLDFLRMIFKKKNVVGFDIVELCPNKEEKSSDFLAAKLYYKMLSYKFKYLNYNEEDDEDE; the protein is encoded by the coding sequence ATGAGTAGAAAGAATTACGCCGGGATACCCGATAAATATGCCCGTCTGGACGAGGCTAAGGTGGTATTGATTCCTGTGCCGTACGACGGTACCAGCACCTGGCAAAAAGGAGCCGATAAAGGCCCGGATGCTTTTTTGGATGCTTCAGAGAATATGGAACTCTATGACATAGAAACCCGTTCCGAAGTCTATAAAAAAGGGGTTTATCTTGCACCGCCGGTTACCGAGGATGCTTCTCCTGAAAAAATGGTGGAGGCTGTCTACAAAACGACGAAGAACTACATCAAACAGGAAAAGTTCGTAACGCTTTTTGGAGGGGAGCATTCTATTTCCATAGGAAGTATTCGCGCTTTCAATGAATCGTTTGAAGATCTTACCGTGGTTCAGATCGATGCTCATGCCGATCTCAGACCGGAATATGAGGGTTCCAAATGCAATCACGCCTGTGCCGTTTACGAAGCCAGTAAAGAGACCAACCTCATACAGGTTGGCATTCGCTCTATGGATGTTTCAGAAACGGAACATATGGACGAAAACCAGGTTTATTTCGCTCATGATCTTTATGAAGACTGGATGGATGATGCCATTGGCCAGATGACACCCAACGTATTCCTAACGATTGATCTGGATGCCTTTGATCCTTCCATTATGCCTTCTACCGGAACGCCGGAACCAGGCGGACTTTTCTGGTACGAGACGCTTGATTTTCTAAGAATGATCTTCAAGAAAAAAAATGTGGTTGGCTTTGACATTGTAGAGCTTTGCCCGAATAAAGAGGAGAAATCATCAGATTTTCTTGCGGCGAAGCTTTATTATAAGATGCTCAGCTACAAATTCAAATATTTAAATTATAACGAAGAAGACGACGAAGATGAATAA
- a CDS encoding deoxyhypusine synthase family protein, translated as MNKGHISQFIEKYYLHFNAAALVDAAKDYEKQLENGAKMLVSLAGAMSTAELGKIFAEMIRQGKVDIISCTGANLEEDVMNLVAHSHYKRVPNYRDLTPQEEWDLLEKGLNRVTDTCIPEEEAFRRIQEHIFKIWKDADDKGERYLPHEYLYKLLLSGVLEEYYEIDLKDSWMYAAAEKNLPIVCPGWEDSTLGNIFASYVIKGELKATTMKSGIEYMTFLADWYTDNSEKGIGFFQIGGGIAGDFPICVVPMLYQDLERTDTPFWSYFCQISDSTTSYGSYSGAVPNEKITWGKLDINTPKHIIESDATIVAPLIFAYLLDM; from the coding sequence ATGAATAAAGGACATATTTCCCAGTTCATAGAAAAATATTACCTGCATTTCAATGCTGCCGCACTGGTAGATGCTGCTAAAGATTACGAAAAGCAGCTGGAAAATGGTGCTAAAATGCTTGTTTCCCTTGCAGGTGCGATGAGTACTGCAGAACTAGGTAAAATTTTTGCCGAAATGATTCGTCAGGGAAAAGTAGATATTATTTCCTGTACGGGTGCCAACCTGGAGGAAGATGTGATGAACCTGGTTGCACACAGCCATTACAAACGCGTTCCAAATTATCGTGATCTAACCCCGCAGGAAGAATGGGATCTGCTGGAAAAAGGACTGAACCGCGTGACCGATACCTGCATCCCTGAAGAAGAGGCATTCCGCAGAATACAGGAACATATTTTCAAGATCTGGAAAGATGCAGATGATAAAGGAGAAAGATACCTGCCGCATGAATACCTGTACAAATTGCTATTAAGCGGAGTGCTGGAAGAGTATTACGAAATTGACCTGAAAGATAGCTGGATGTACGCCGCTGCGGAAAAGAATTTACCAATAGTTTGCCCGGGTTGGGAAGACAGTACTTTAGGGAATATTTTCGCTTCCTACGTGATCAAAGGGGAATTGAAAGCGACTACTATGAAATCGGGTATCGAATACATGACCTTTTTAGCCGACTGGTATACCGATAATTCTGAAAAAGGTATTGGTTTCTTCCAGATTGGTGGTGGTATTGCAGGTGATTTCCCAATTTGTGTAGTGCCAATGTTATACCAGGATCTTGAAAGAACAGATACCCCTTTCTGGAGCTATTTCTGTCAGATTTCAGACTCTACAACGAGTTACGGTTCCTACTCCGGTGCCGTTCCAAATGAAAAGATCACCTGGGGAAAACTGGATATTAACACTCCAAAACATATAATCGAAAGTGATGCTACGATCGTGGCGCCGCTTATTTTTGCCTATCTCTTAGATATGTAA
- a CDS encoding geranylgeranylglycerol-phosphate geranylgeranyltransferase → MSASNKRLLLKIFSLFSVVRGYNILVVIIAQYLTSAFILAHDKPLRKILFDPNLFFLVLASSSVIASGYIINNFYDSEKDLINRPKKTMLDRVISQRTKLSVYFMLNFASIFFASYVSFRAVVFFSAYIFVIWLYSYRLKRILFLGNLIASILTITPFFVIFIYYKNFETVIFIHAMFLYLMIVMRELVKDLENMQGDLAQNYQTIPLVYGEKWSKFFLSICAVLAVIPLMLLVSRFEIGQMDYYFYASLFLLVLFLLLLFFSKAKWQYLLLHNILKLIIVAGVFSILLIDLDEVINRVF, encoded by the coding sequence ATGTCGGCCAGCAACAAACGCCTGCTACTGAAAATTTTCAGCCTTTTTTCGGTGGTTCGCGGTTACAATATTCTCGTGGTCATCATTGCACAATACCTGACCTCGGCCTTTATCCTGGCCCACGATAAGCCTCTTCGCAAGATCCTTTTTGATCCAAACCTGTTTTTTCTGGTGCTGGCAAGCTCCAGCGTCATTGCATCTGGCTACATCATCAATAATTTTTACGACAGCGAAAAAGACCTCATCAACCGGCCCAAGAAAACCATGCTGGACCGCGTGATCAGCCAGCGAACCAAGCTTTCGGTTTATTTTATGCTGAATTTCGCTTCGATCTTCTTTGCCAGTTATGTTTCATTTCGCGCAGTAGTATTCTTTTCGGCATACATATTTGTGATCTGGCTGTATTCTTACCGCCTGAAGCGCATTCTTTTCCTCGGGAACCTCATCGCTTCGATCCTCACCATCACCCCTTTTTTCGTGATCTTCATTTATTACAAGAACTTTGAAACGGTCATTTTTATCCATGCGATGTTCCTGTACCTGATGATCGTCATGCGGGAACTGGTAAAAGACCTGGAGAACATGCAGGGCGACCTCGCACAGAATTACCAGACCATTCCACTGGTGTATGGCGAAAAATGGAGCAAGTTCTTTTTAAGCATCTGTGCTGTTCTGGCGGTCATCCCGCTTATGTTGCTGGTTTCACGTTTTGAAATTGGGCAAATGGACTATTATTTTTACGCTTCCCTTTTCCTGCTGGTGCTGTTTTTACTCCTGTTATTCTTCAGCAAAGCAAAATGGCAGTATCTTTTATTGCATAATATCCTGAAACTGATCATTGTCGCCGGTGTTTTCAGTATCTTATTGATCGATCTGGATGAGGTGATCAACAGGGTTTTTTAG
- a CDS encoding glycosyltransferase 87 family protein, producing the protein MDLKKLQLYKLPIIFVLSCTAFYFSFAYDLDRTDFFKLAGLYLALFYLSFNLIQMQKNNFWFLAGAALVFRLVWLLALPDLSQDYFRFIWDGRLIAEGMNPYQFTPDQLMQQPDFNLSQGGELVAGMGNLSAGHYSNYPPVSQLIFGIAGFLSPESILGSVVVMRIILILADIGTLFIGWKLLKKLDLPQHRIFWYILNPFVIIELTGNLHFEGVMAFFLVFSLYLLYQKKWLLSAVLMGLAISVKLLPLVLLPFLIPYFREKRNLLKLPVYYLVTSLVVMVSFLPFYSEEVVQNFSSSIGLWFDKFEWNASIYYIVRWFGYLDKGYNIIESAGTALAICTFLLIMILTFLRKAENLKQLFTSMLFAVSIYLLFSTTVHPWYLTIPLMLSIFTSFRYMIIWTLVIILSYVAYSNPEYQENLWLVALEYLAVASYFMLELFGRKKPFQALLT; encoded by the coding sequence ATGGATCTTAAGAAATTGCAACTTTACAAATTGCCGATCATCTTCGTGCTGTCCTGTACAGCTTTCTATTTTTCTTTCGCTTACGATCTCGATCGTACCGATTTTTTCAAATTAGCCGGATTATACCTGGCATTATTTTACTTAAGCTTTAATCTGATACAAATGCAGAAAAATAATTTCTGGTTTCTGGCCGGAGCTGCATTGGTATTTCGGTTAGTGTGGTTACTGGCGCTTCCAGATCTTTCCCAGGATTATTTCCGGTTTATTTGGGATGGAAGGCTTATTGCTGAAGGAATGAATCCATATCAGTTTACGCCAGATCAACTAATGCAGCAACCAGATTTTAATTTATCCCAAGGCGGGGAACTGGTTGCCGGAATGGGTAATTTAAGTGCTGGTCATTATTCGAATTATCCTCCGGTGAGTCAGTTGATCTTTGGAATCGCGGGATTTCTATCGCCAGAAAGCATTCTTGGCTCTGTGGTGGTCATGCGCATCATTTTAATACTGGCAGATATCGGGACGCTCTTTATTGGCTGGAAGCTGCTAAAAAAGCTTGATTTGCCCCAACATCGTATTTTCTGGTATATTCTGAATCCTTTTGTGATCATCGAGCTTACCGGTAATCTGCATTTTGAAGGTGTTATGGCTTTCTTTCTGGTGTTTTCCCTGTACTTGCTCTATCAGAAAAAATGGTTGCTTTCGGCTGTTTTGATGGGTTTAGCCATCTCGGTAAAACTTTTGCCCTTAGTGCTGTTGCCATTTTTGATTCCTTATTTCAGGGAAAAGAGAAATCTTTTAAAATTGCCGGTTTATTATCTTGTTACCAGCCTCGTGGTAATGGTCAGTTTTCTTCCATTTTATTCCGAAGAGGTGGTTCAAAATTTTTCTTCCAGTATAGGGCTGTGGTTTGATAAATTTGAATGGAATGCGAGTATTTATTATATCGTTCGCTGGTTCGGTTACCTGGATAAAGGCTATAATATTATCGAAAGTGCAGGGACAGCTCTGGCGATCTGTACCTTTTTACTAATTATGATCCTGACTTTTCTTCGGAAAGCTGAAAACCTGAAACAGCTTTTCACCAGTATGCTTTTTGCGGTAAGTATATATCTACTGTTTTCCACGACCGTTCATCCGTGGTATTTAACCATCCCATTGATGCTCTCGATTTTTACAAGTTTCAGGTATATGATCATCTGGACCCTGGTGATCATTCTTAGTTATGTTGCCTATTCCAACCCGGAATACCAGGAGAATCTATGGCTGGTAGCACTGGAATATCTGGCAGTTGCTTCGTATTTTATGTTGGAATTATTCGGAAGAAAAAAGCCTTTTCAGGCACTGCTAACATAA
- a CDS encoding lipid-A-disaccharide synthase N-terminal domain-containing protein: protein MGNWLVFGLGFLAQLLFSARLITQWLKSEKSKKVETPVLFWKLSLLGAIFLFIYGFLRNDLAIMIGQFLTYGLYWRNLKIQHEWSDRNIIFKISTTIIPFLLVAYVIFFGNLNWSDLFKGENLSEWIVIMGIVGQIVYTSRFFYQWYYSEKHNESSLPRIFWILSLIGSCILFTYGIFRKDPVLMSAHFFGALIYVRNLYLIKKASCQEEHPKHLC from the coding sequence ATGGGAAACTGGTTGGTATTCGGATTAGGATTTTTAGCGCAATTGCTTTTTTCAGCGAGGCTGATCACGCAATGGTTAAAATCTGAAAAGTCCAAAAAAGTCGAAACGCCGGTACTCTTCTGGAAACTGAGCCTGCTCGGCGCCATTTTTCTTTTTATCTACGGTTTTCTTCGGAATGACCTTGCGATCATGATTGGCCAGTTCCTAACCTATGGTCTTTATTGGCGTAATCTTAAAATTCAGCATGAATGGAGCGATCGCAATATTATCTTCAAAATTAGCACAACCATTATCCCTTTTCTATTGGTCGCCTACGTGATTTTCTTCGGAAACCTGAACTGGAGCGATCTTTTTAAAGGTGAGAATCTTTCGGAATGGATCGTAATTATGGGAATCGTTGGGCAGATCGTTTACACCTCCAGATTCTTCTATCAGTGGTATTATTCAGAAAAACATAACGAATCCAGCCTGCCTCGAATATTCTGGATTCTTAGCTTAATTGGCTCCTGTATTCTTTTTACTTATGGAATTTTCAGAAAAGATCCGGTTTTAATGTCGGCTCACTTTTTCGGCGCGTTAATTTATGTCCGAAATCTTTACCTCATCAAGAAAGCCAGCTGCCAGGAAGAGCATCCAAAACATTTATGTTAG
- a CDS encoding four helix bundle protein, whose translation MIKSKSFQFSAKVVNLYKFLTSEKKEFVMSMQVLRSGTAIGALGREAEHAESKADFIHKLSIGLKEANETEY comes from the coding sequence GTGATAAAATCCAAGAGTTTTCAGTTCTCAGCAAAAGTTGTTAATTTGTATAAGTTTCTTACTTCTGAGAAGAAAGAATTTGTAATGTCCATGCAGGTTTTAAGATCTGGAACGGCAATAGGAGCATTGGGTCGTGAAGCAGAACATGCTGAGAGCAAGGCAGATTTTATTCATAAATTGTCAATTGGCCTTAAAGAAGCCAACGAAACAGAATACTGA
- a CDS encoding mevalonate kinase family protein: protein MKGPLFYSKILLFGEYGIIKDSKGLSIPYNFYNGALKVDENLSDISKKSNENLRKFAAYLEELQENNPELVHFDLESLRADIERGMYFDSSIPQGYGVGSSGALVAAIYDKYATDKITVLENLTRDKLLKLKKIFGEMESFFHGKSSGLDPLNSYLSIPILINSKENIEPAGIPSQTENGTGAVFLLDSGITGETGPMVSIFMENMKQEPFRKMLKEQFVKHTDSCVEDFLKGDVKSLFSNVKKLSHVVLDNFKPMIPAQFHKLWKKGIETNDYYLKLCGSGGGGYILGFTEDIEKARKALKGYNLEVVYNF from the coding sequence ATGAAAGGACCTCTATTCTACTCGAAAATACTTTTGTTTGGTGAATATGGAATTATCAAAGATTCCAAAGGCTTGTCCATCCCTTACAATTTTTATAACGGTGCGCTGAAGGTGGATGAAAACCTAAGCGACATCAGTAAAAAATCGAACGAGAATCTGCGGAAATTTGCTGCATACCTGGAAGAATTGCAGGAAAATAATCCGGAGCTGGTTCATTTCGATCTGGAGTCACTTCGAGCAGATATTGAAAGAGGTATGTATTTCGACTCCAGCATTCCTCAGGGATACGGCGTTGGAAGTAGCGGCGCATTAGTCGCTGCTATTTACGATAAATATGCGACCGATAAAATCACTGTCCTGGAAAATCTTACCCGCGACAAGCTGTTGAAACTGAAGAAGATCTTCGGAGAAATGGAATCTTTTTTCCACGGAAAATCTTCTGGTCTTGACCCACTGAATTCTTATTTAAGCATCCCGATCCTGATCAATTCTAAAGAAAATATTGAACCGGCCGGTATTCCTTCTCAGACCGAAAATGGCACGGGAGCCGTTTTTCTTCTGGATTCAGGGATTACGGGTGAAACAGGCCCAATGGTGAGCATTTTCATGGAGAACATGAAACAGGAACCTTTCAGAAAAATGCTGAAGGAGCAGTTCGTTAAGCATACTGATTCCTGTGTGGAAGATTTCCTGAAGGGTGATGTAAAATCTCTGTTTTCTAACGTAAAGAAACTTTCTCACGTGGTACTGGACAACTTTAAACCTATGATCCCGGCGCAGTTCCATAAACTTTGGAAAAAAGGTATCGAAACCAACGATTACTATCTGAAATTATGCGGTTCCGGTGGCGGCGGGTATATTCTTGGCTTTACCGAGGATATTGAAAAAGCCCGTAAAGCGCTTAAAGGTTACAATTTAGAGGTCGTTTACAACTTCTAA
- a CDS encoding pseudouridine synthase, which produces MSRGSNDSGSKYSGRQGGGKRRKSYARGNSPIKKKMEKSPLSNEDGIRLNKFIANSGVCSRREADMYIAAGNVTVNGQTVTEMGYRVKLTDDVRFDNRRLNPEKPEYILLNKPAGFFVTGNPEKGGRTVMELISKATSARVSPIGKLDNQAKGLLLFTNDGTLAKKLAKPKNGIRQIYQITLDKNLSSEDFEKIKTGGVFIEGSKVSVTAISFIEDRPHTEVGLELNSIKEHIVTKIFKSLGYNVESLDRVVFGGLTKKDLPRGRFRNLTQQEVINLGML; this is translated from the coding sequence ATGAGTAGAGGCAGTAACGATTCAGGATCCAAATACAGCGGAAGACAGGGCGGCGGAAAAAGGCGCAAGTCTTACGCTCGTGGTAACTCTCCTATTAAGAAAAAAATGGAAAAGAGTCCGCTTTCTAATGAAGATGGGATCAGGCTCAATAAATTCATCGCCAATAGCGGCGTTTGTTCCCGTAGAGAAGCCGATATGTATATTGCAGCCGGGAACGTAACCGTAAACGGGCAAACGGTGACCGAAATGGGTTACCGCGTGAAACTTACAGATGATGTTCGGTTTGACAATCGCAGGCTCAACCCGGAAAAACCGGAATATATTTTATTGAATAAACCCGCAGGATTTTTCGTTACCGGGAACCCCGAAAAAGGCGGGCGCACCGTAATGGAGCTTATTTCCAAGGCGACTTCAGCCAGGGTTTCACCTATCGGGAAGCTCGATAACCAGGCAAAAGGCCTGCTATTATTCACCAATGATGGTACGCTGGCAAAGAAACTGGCCAAACCAAAAAACGGGATTCGCCAGATCTACCAGATCACGCTGGATAAGAACCTATCTTCCGAAGATTTTGAAAAGATCAAAACCGGTGGGGTGTTTATTGAAGGTTCCAAAGTTTCGGTTACAGCCATCAGTTTTATCGAGGATCGCCCGCATACTGAAGTAGGACTGGAACTCAACAGTATCAAGGAACACATCGTGACCAAAATCTTCAAAAGTCTTGGTTATAATGTGGAAAGCCTCGACCGCGTGGTCTTTGGCGGACTCACTAAAAAGGACCTACCAAGAGGTCGTTTTCGCAACCTGACGCAGCAGGAAGTGATCAATTTGGGAATGCTATAA